The segment AAGTGTGACGTGAAATGTGAATACATAAATAGGCaagtttataaacataaattttaaagtatatgacATAAAGGCACCTGCTTTAGAATGAGGCATCAACATTCTTAAGTCTTGCATTAAATGTCTTGTTCTGAAATTTATTCCTCTAGAAGAAAAGATGAGAATCCGTTCCTTATTTTTCCACTTgccctaaagaaaaagaaattgttaagATTTTGAGTCTCATACTGAACCTACCTTGATTGGTTGTTTGTTTAAAGATAAAGCTTCCAAGTGTAGCAAGCCAAACAATCCTGACCTAACCCTTTAATTCAGTCACTCAACAGCATTCACTAATCTCAGCTGCCATCCAGAAATGCTCTCCTTTGCTCCCttaccttttttgtttcttttttcttcatttctccaatTCCTCATCCTAACTCTAAAGATTCTtagccttttttatttctgttctctccaGGACACAGTTCTTATAATCACTCTCACAGCTTCAACTGCCAACTCTACAAAAAGGTAAAGAACTGTCTCCCAACCCTACTAATCTCAAATTCAATCCTAGAATACTTAAACCTTAAATCTGGtacatttccttattatttatttttctgatgatgtCACCACCATTTCAGTCCCCCAGGCTTTGAATCTTCCACCTGCCCATATTCTCTCCTATCATAAGCACTACTAAATGCTGTCAATTTCTCTTTGCAACAACTTTTAATCCTTTCCTATTCCCTCTGCCCTCCTTCAGATCATTAGGATCTTATATCAACTACAAATCTTTTAAATGGCTAGCTAGCCTTCCAGGGAGGAGTTCCTGCAATAGATATGACAGAGTAGCACCAGCTTAATCTTAAAGAACTGCTCCAATCACATTCTTACCTCCCagcattttctaaacaaaatcCAAAATGACATAGTTTTTAACATTCgattctaaaatacatttatattttcacctCAGATTGTCCCAAATCAATCCTACACTTTAGCCAATCAGgctttatttctttaagttttcaGCATTTCCCACAGTTCAACACCTTTGATTGTTTTTGTGCTCTCCTTGTATTGTTCcttctcatttctgaatatcaaaaTTCTGTCCTTTGAGATCCAGCTCAAAGGCAAACTCCTTCATGATCCCTTACCAGATTATCCTAGGGTAAAAGTAATTACATTCTGCACATCAATAGGATTTTTCTTATTATGACTCAGATCAAGGGATGAGAGCACTAATTTACTGAAAATCTACTGGAGGTGCCGATTATTCTTCACCAAAAGTAAATCACATTTCCTTCCTCCTAATAATATGCAGATGAGCAAAGAGCTGTTAATAGCAAGGCTAGAATTCAAACCCATCTTTCATTCCTCAGCGTTAACTCCTTTCCTAGTGCTTGCCACCACACCACAGTCATGTATTCatcatttactatgtgctagagtACTATGCCAAgctggtgggggttgggggcgcACAGAAATTAACAAATCAAAGACAATCCCTGACTCCACAGTATTCAATCTAGTTCAGGGAGCTCTCGGTTGAATGAAAGTTAGTCCAACATCTTGTGTTCACCTTCTTTTGAATAAAAACCATCGACTTATGTGAATTCTTAGTTTCCTTCTAAACTCCAACATATCAGGAAGAAGAGATAACGTCCCAGTTTTGCAATCCCAAAGCAGGGGAAACCTCATTTCGTACAGTGCCTATCACGTTAAAAGTTTGTTGAATACAAGTAGAGCTTGTACTATCTACTCTAGCTTTCGTTATCCCTCGAGAACTAAAGATCTAGTAAGTCAAAGTCATAGTCCCAAAGACAGCAACTTTTAAAGGACATTGCAAGCTTCAGGATCCCTGACTGACAGTAGTTGACTATGGCAGAACATGCGAATACGAATCACTGTAAGGATACACTAAACATCTAGGAATTACTTTAAGGGAAAGTTCTACCCTCCAAAGGACAAAAAGTGGAATAACTAGAAGACAGAACATTGGAACTGAGTACTCCGTTAGTCGATTCCCAGTGAGCCAGGTAAAAAGCTCTGAAACCCGCCGCGTTGCTTAGTCGGACGCACCCAAGAGGGCGACCACGTGCACGAGAATTAGATGTAAACGCGGTGGCTAGTCCCGCCAGGAGAGCTGAGACCCAGCTCCCGTAACACCTCGGCAACTCCAAAATCCCCAGACCTGTATTTAGGTAGGTAAACTCAGGGCAAGCGCGTGGAGCAGCGGCCGCAAGTGTAACTCGGGGGGGTAGTAGCTCCCCTTACCTGGCAAACGGGGCCTGGGATACGGTTTCTCTCTTCATTCTCCGCCTCCTCTGCCATATCACGCTGCTTAGGTGGCGGCCTGGCATCTTTTTCGCTTCTTTTTGGTCTCTTCGCTTGAACTGCCAAGCCTCCACGCCGCTTCCTCTTGGTCGCCGCCATCTTGCCTCGCCGCCTTCGCTCTTGGCCTTCCTTCCGGCTCGGCCGCTCGCTCCCCTTTCCGATCTCTATGGTACTGCGCGCTCGGCTCTGTGGTCCTCCAGCTCTACGGCGCCTCCTTCCGGCCTCTGTGGTACTGCACGCTCGGCTCTCTAGGCCTCGTTTAGCTCTATGGTGACGGTGGCCGATGTGGCCGGCCGATCTGAAAAGAGTGGCGGGATTTGCTCCATTTTCTCTACAATTCTTCCCGAGCTGCACTTAGCTTCCTCGGTGACCTGGCTGGGAAGGGTTCACAGGAGTCCAGACCTCACCGCAAAGGTAGGGTTTCTGCGCCTTGCGATCCTGGGACCAGTAAACAGATGCTGCCCCCGCGGCGGGCTGGTAAACCCGGTTGTCTGAGAGTCAAGGGGGATCTTTTGAGGAATGGGGCCCGCCTCCCCATTGCGTGTTCTGTTAGAGAAGAAAGGTTGGGGGCGCCAAAACCGACACTGGGGAAACTGGCCACAAGCAGAACGACAgtgtttgtctgttttcattATTCGCAACTTTTCATGTGTTATTGCCCCCTTACAAAACAGGAAACCATAGCttagagagagaaataatttccCCCCAAAGGACAGACAGTTAAGTAGCAGTCCCCGGTCGGCCAAGATCAACGCCCAGGCCTCTTCCACTTCGCCTCAGCGCAGGTTGAGATCGCGGGCTTCTTCGCCAGCGTTGACGGGGAGTTTCATTGTCGGATCTCCCAGGTGTATCGTGATCCGCGGGAGCAGGTGTTGGCAGCAGGAGCATTGCTCCGGGCCAAATGTGCAGGAGACGATGCCCCTCCTAAACCAGCGGATCGAAGATGAGAATGATTACAGCTTGACGGCCAGCCTTGACAACGTCAGGAATCTCTCCACTATCTTAAAGGCTATTCATTTCCGAGAACACGCCACGTGTTTTGCTACTAAAAATGGAATCAAGGTTACAGTGGAAAATGCAAAGTGTGTGCAAGCAAATGCTTTTATTCAGGTATGGAAGAAGGTATCTTTAAGTCTGTGACATATGCTATTCCTTACCCAGTTTAATGAATTCCCAAGGTCTTAATAGACATTTAAGTTAGAGAACAATatcattatttgaatttttttttcattcctggtAGGTAACAAATTCTTTCCCCGGCTTGTTTTACAGAGATAATGTCTTACAGAgttaaaaatgtctaaaattgttttacagagttaaaaatgtctaaaatttaaaCTATAGGCCAGGTACTCTTCTCAgtgttttttatatgtttaactaatttaaccctcacaataTGAGGTAGGctctgttattattcccattttacgtatgtggaaactgaagcacaaTTTAAGCGATTTGCCGAAAGTCCAACAGCTTGCAAGTGGCTGAGATGGGAATGAGAACCCAGAACATGTTTCTAGAGTATATACTCCTTACCACTACctccctcttatttttcttccttttattggtTATAATATAATCTGTTTATTCTTACAAAGTAGTATTTGTATGATTCAGATTTCAGATTTGATTCAATGTTTTTTCTGAACACCTAAGAGCACAGTATGACCTTGGATAAATAAGACATTCCTGTCctcaaaagaaattgaaaactagTACCACTCATGCATTATTCAATTGTTTGGCTATTTTCTAAAAACAGGGGAGAGTCACATGGGGGATAGTTTAGATCCAATAAGTTATATGAAGGACTCTTCATAAAGTTTTGCATGGGACCTAAATCACTGTTACACCTTTAATTATTGAATAGTGTTGATAGCTGAAAAAGCTTAAGATGTTTGTATTGGTAATCAGAAATGATTTTAATGAGATTAACACAATATTGTTTTTTAGAAACATGTAAAGTGAAATCTAGAACCTTATGTGTGagttttcattctttaatttttttcttcgtTCCCTTTTTTTATAGGCTGGAATATTTCAAGAGTTTAAAGTTCAGGAAGAGCCTGTTACTTTTCGAATTAATTTAACTGTCCTTTTGGACTGCTTATCTATTTTTGGATCAAGTCCTATGCCAGGTGAACcattttattaacattataaCATAAAAGCATAGAGAATGGTCAAAAATACAGGAAAAGTTATTagaatataagtaatataaacatttctttagaaaatggaCTGCCAATTCACTTTTCATTGGTCACAATCATGGATTGTgactttaatataaaatactaatagAAAGTGTGCTTATGGGTCCTTTCATATTTGCAAAAGTacttacattcatctttttaaatttacaaagctCTTAGGTTTTAAATTTCAACTGACCCAAAGAAGACTTcgttttaaatatctttaacaaGTGAAATATGTAGTAATTGCTTCTTTTCTCTAACTTGTCCAGAATTACAGTTTAGTGGCAGAGAAAAATCGAAACCAATTCTCCTGACTCCCAGTTTACCGCATTTAGAATTTGGTTactgtttttttccattaagCCCTGTTTATAAATTATGTCTATTTTCCTAGATGCTTTCctttacaatatttatatattttatttgtttagggAGTTTTTAGGAATAGTGAATTCAGTTGCTATGGATATAAAACTACAAGAAATTCCCAgaagaatgattttatttcataGCAGTGGACTCTGAGATTGGCTAGGGAAAATTCAGTTATTGTTccctagaaaatatattttaattttgtactgACAATTCCATTATTAATTATACATCTTCTAACGCACCTGGTTTTTCATAAAAGCATCTGCCTTTCCCCATCCCTCACTATGGCTGTCCATCCTACAGTAAGGGAAAAGAGCCAGACTGTCCTGTCATACGTATTCCTCTCCCTCTCAAGTGGTTTGCAGTATTAAAACCCTAACCACCATTAACCACCCTCTCTTTTGCTCCCAATTTGATCTTAAAACTTAGGGAAATGTAAAGGATGTCTCCCAATAGGAAAGGCAGGAAGGATCCTTATAGTGAATACACTGACGTTATAGTACAGACAATATCAAAGCAATCCACTGTTGCACAAATTGAACCTTCAAGAGATAGCATATTCTGCAACCACTCTTAATTACAGTATTGGACCAAGTAGATGCTCCAAcctgaaatgtgtgtgtgcgcatgcacacacacacaatcagaaGGTATTTCTGAGGTGTTTTGGCAAGCCGGGAAATTTCAGAGCATTACATTACATTTTGTTCTGCTTCCCAATTTTCTTGCAGTTATTTTTGGAATTGTCTACACACGACTATCATCAGGGAAGATGTGATCCTTTCTTAGAGAGACATACATATATGCTAGAAATTGGCAGAATAAAGTACCCTCGAGGACTTTTATGTATCAAAGCTAAGCCcaaagtgatttattttcattgcagGGATTTTAACTGCACTTCGAATGTGTTATCAAGGTTATGGTTACCCTTTGATGCTGTTTCTTGAAGAAGGAGGAGTGGTGACAGTCTGTAAAATCAATACGCAGGAGCCTGAGGAAACTCTGGATTTTGATTTCTGCAGCACcaatgttattaataaaatcattctGCAGTCCGAGGGGCTCCGTGAAGCGTTTTCTGAATTGGATATGACAAGTGAGGTCCTACAGATCACCATGTCTCCTGACAAGCCTTACTTCAGGTACTTGAAAGCAGTATAATGATAGCTAATGTGGTTGATACTATCTGCCTACTTAGGCATTTGCTTAGGATGCAGAACTTTTATTATCCAGGTTCCTAGAATTTTCAGAACTTTGGAGAGCGTTTACTCTTACCTCCCACTTTTATTGATCAGGACACTCAGGACCCAGGAAGATTAACTCACTATTTAAAGCTTCCTAGTTAGGTAGtgttggtttttctttcctttcaaaaggAAGTAGATAGATGTTTTCTATACATGGTTTATTCACTGAGTATCTATTGATCACCTACTGTTGCATATTTACCTTAGTAAGCATTACAGGAAGGAACAGCTTAAAATCAAGGTAAAGAGGAAATATGTGAAACAGCACAGAAGAACAAAACTGCATGACATTAAGTACCAAGATAATACCCAGAGATACTTAGGGAACCAACACACGAATACTTAGGGAGGACTGGTCAAGGTAAGCTTCCTAAGGGAGGGTAATTTTCAGCAGGAATACAATGTCAGAAACTATCAAGCTGCTCCTGAAATTTTGACCCAAAAATTATGAAATGCAAGTCTCTTTTTGGGATTAGAATCAATTTAGTGAGagaatttaaatattctcttctgaaatatttcagaatattaatGAGTAAaggattttttaatatttactttagaaGAACTGAAGGCTCTTTTCATGGCAGTAGGCAGATAAAAACTGGACTCAAGTTCTGTTAAGATGTTAACCAAAATGGAAATCAGCGGAACCCTATTTAAGCAGTGATATGAATTAAAATTCCAGGCACTTCAGCAGTATTTCAGAGGACCCCCACCTAATGATCTCTCTCAGCATGGGTAACTGGATGGCTCATGGTTATCGTTTATCTCCTGTATGGGAAATGATCTGGTGGTGGGAACTGGGAGttgaaatttttttatgttaaactgGAGGTGCCCATGACACCAGAAAGTAGTTTAATATATAGATCTAGAGCTCGGGAGATCACTCTAGAATGTACTAGTCTCATCCATGGCTGGGCACGGACTAGATGGTTCAGAGAAAGAGGCTGTATTGCAAGAGAGGAAAAAGATAGATCCTGGGGAACACCAGCACCGAGGTCTCCTATCACTGCTCATATTGTACTTACCAGTGTGCTAATCCCATAGCAAATGGTGTGTTCTTGCAGATGGTAAACTCTCCGCACAAACTGCTGATGTTACCAAGCAAGGAAAACTTCATAAAACAGCCTGAGGAGCTACCTAAGATACAGGAAAGCCATAATTGCTTGGTATGGCAGTAAAGGTAGGGAGCAGAACCCCAGCCTTGCAGCTGACGTAGATAAGACTCTTCCATCACTCCTCAACTCGCTCTCCTCTGTTATATATTTCCAATTTAAGGATGAGGAAAGGTCAGTATCAGAGTAAGATTAACGTAATGAAATGGATTCCTTTTAGGACTGATGTTACTCAAAGCTGTTTATTGGTTGCTAGTTTCCCTGTATCCCCACAGCATCCTGTGGGAGTCTTTATTATGGTGATTGTTATAGTGTATTGTCCACATTTGTTTACATATCTGTTTCACTCTCTAGGACAAGTTTCTTAAGGAAGTGTTTATTTGGTGCCTAACATGGCTTATTGTTGGACCAATGACTAAATGACTTGCTCATTTTCTACTATAGGTTATCTACTTTTGGGAATGCAGGAAGCTCCCACCTTGACTatcccaaagattctgatttgaTGGAATCATTTAATTGTACTCAGACCCAGGTCAACAGGTCAGTTCGTAATAGAGAAGTTGCCATTGGTGATGGTGAGATTAAGTATcaaatttctattaaataattttttttaaactttcactcTGTTTATGAAAgtgtagcatttaaaaaaatatgaacagtaGGGCTCTGGGTTTACTTGGCGATTTTGGATTTTAATagtagatgatttttttttaatgaagagaaaatacGTATTAGCAAATTTGGACAAgtattggaatttatttttatatttgctacTTAGTAGTTCTTGgctaatttttgtcctttacttaGTTATGAGCACTGCTTTAAGTGTGTCCAAATAACAGCTTTTGGTTTACTCTTCTACAGATACAAGATTTCTTTACTGAAACCCTCTACAAAGGCATTAGTCCTGTCTTGTAAGGTATCTATTCGGACAGATAACCGAGGATTCCTCTCATTACAGTATATGATTAGAAACGAAGATGGACAGATATGCTTTGTGGAATATTACTGCTGCCCTGACGAAGTTCCTGAATCTGAATCTTGAGTATGACAGTACATTGTGACATTTATGTACACATTCATGATAGGTCCTGTTCTCATTCTGGGTATAGTACTCTTCATGATTTCTTACTGGATTTTCTCAAGTGAAGAAACATGGAGGAGATAGGAGCAAGATCCTTGTATCCTAATAGTTGCTGTATATCTTGTCAGTAAGTGTTTTCATGGAGTCATAGATTATCCAGTACTGGACTATCCTGTGGTTCTGTCTTTTGAACTCATCGGAATCATTACGAACCAAGATAGACAAATTAATTCTATTCTATTTAAGTAGGACATTTCAAGAGTCTAAAATTCAATTTGATGAAGCCATATCTGAaatgttcttttgtttatttactattAGAAAAAGCAAAGGCATACGGGCATTGCTTATTAGTTTGAATCTAGAGAATATATCTTAAAGCAATGATTCTCAAAAGTGCTGTGCCCGGACAGACAGCATCAGCGTCACCTGGAAACTTGTCAGAAACTCTGACAGTGGGCCAGCAATGTCCAATTTAGAAAGCTCTcctgctgcccaccccccaggaaattctgatatatgctaaaatttgagaatcactgttttgaaggatacttgaaaaacaaaaaatagcgtTGAATTGATTAATTGCATTGAACTGATTGCATTTATCTGTGGTTTCTTCACAAATCTGCTAAAGGTTAGGCATCGCCAAACAAGTCTGAATAattaaatgacttatttttaaagttacattttgaAGAAATCTCTGAACAAGATAAACAGTCTTTAGAGGTACAGATGTTCTTCAAAACAGTTCCTCAAAACTGTTCAGTGCAGTGAGCACTTGTTAGATACCTTCTACTTCCCTATAAGAGTTTCTCAACCAAACCAAGGTATACAAAACCAGTTaagtgatttttcatttcttggctAATTTTCAATGAAATGATTTTGTGGCGTGtcagtatttaataaaatgtaatattaaaactATCTGACTTGTTTCCtaatagaaaaaatacataactgaaatgaagtttCTGTACCAAGTAACAACAGCTCAGTGTCTCTAGGTGGGTGGCACCACTGGCCTTTTGGGTGGGAAGAAACTGCCATCCCAGTCCAGGATTCATTTAGCCTCCCTGTCCCTTACCCAATAATACCAATCATTGTgaccacccccttccccaaataaataGTGCCCCCTACTATTGATGGTTGGGAACCATTGAATGATATTCACCAAAATCTGAGGGTGTATTTGGAATGTGCTACCATAAAACAGGCTACATAGTATTAGAGAAAATTGGTTTGGAGAGTAAAGCACTTCAGAGAAAGGCTCCCCCAGAACAGCTGTAAACACACTTCTCCCAGACACATGAGCAATTCTGTTATCTAGCCCAGGGTGAGGACCCTATAACTAGTCTCCCAAGCAATCTCGGATGCCCAGCTGGTACAAAAGAAGTTGGAATTTTTTGTACAGTATGTgttcaagaaggaaaagaatgaatcTATTAaatgtccaatttttttttgttcaaacACCAAGAACAGAGCAAATCTAAAACAtaagtatgaaaatatttaatcagTCAACATTTCAAGGACtacaattttcctttaaaattaaaatagtgcagttagttttggtttttgtttactGGTATctccagtacctagaacagtgcctagcatataatagccattcaataaatatttattagatgaaAACCTCCACTTGCAGATTATCTTTTAGCATTCTATAATCACTATTCCAATTATTTAgctctgaatttattttgttttaatgatctttttaaaagtcaacctatgaaaaatttgaagtatactaggtgtgatcaaacaatatggtaaatgtctaaataaaagaaaattattatagtaaaagacacattgccgttaatccccctcaaaatacaccctcttgcttcaaacacacttatcccatcattcttgccactttctgaagcagttctggacgtcctctttcgtgagtatctttaatTGTGCTCTCATGGCTGCCccagtgtcctgaatcattttgactttggggaagagccagaagtcgcatggtgccagatcctgtgaataaggtggatgaggacgcgctgtaatgtttttatttgacagaaattgctataccagaagtgatgtgttgTCAGGAGGaggatttatggcacactttaaaacacacctctcaaccatagctcacacccaccCAActaactgcaccaaacaagttgaaacttgtcacacactgttactaaggttcgacgtgcTGTTTCCCATATTGATCCCCACTTTTCCAGGATGggacttggcagcagcattcattgaattttgtgatcataatggaaagactccatgtcacacatcacttctggtatggcagtttctgtcaaataacattACCGTGTGTCCTCATcgaccttattcactggattgagcaccatgcaacttctggctcttccccaaagtcaaaatgattcaggacatcgaggcagccacgaaaGCACAACTGAAGATGCTCACGAgataggacttccagaactgcttcagaaagtggtaggAACAATGGCataaatgtgttcgaagcaagggagagtattttgaggaggattaatggcaatgtggattttactgtaataattttttttaatttaaaattttatcacatCTCACATATTGATTTAATAAAGACTGACGTTTTTGCACATTTAAGACTATCATTTTAGTTGCCTATATCTTAAGCTATTTAGAAATGAGAAGGTAATGAATTTAATTCTTCCTAAAGCACCCTAGCATCAAGGTACTGATTTAATAAAGAATTTcctatttatgtgtgtgtattctagTTGACTTAGGAATTTACTAATTTAACTTTGTCCTAGTTCCTATAAAAGACCACTAGGGAGTGGGCTTCCTCAGACAGCAGCAAGGCTTGGTGACTACAAATTCATGTGTCGcatatagaataatataatattaaaccTTTAGTTTTGCCCTTTTGAAGTTGACATCCTTTTCTTGTCAGTAAAATTGTGCTTAACATGAATGGGTAGGTAATCTTGCcacttttaatttgtttattgccTATTTAATGATCTGCTTCCACCTAGAACTGagaaaatgattgaaaataaaagtaaaatgacttgTTAAATTCAACtttgttaataaaaatgtcttgtaatacaataattttataaaaagccACAGAAGTTCTGTGGTGTTATCAAGCAGTCCTAGTAAGAATTAGTTATAGTTGCTGAAAGGGCAGCACGTAACATTCCCAATAGTTTAGGGTGGCGAATTTTTCAGTACAATGTAaactcccttctctccttccctgtttTCACACTGCCTGTTCCTTGTCCCCACTGAAATAAAATCTTTTGGGTCCTGAGAAACTGGGGAAATTgtgtagtatttttttctttccccaattaTATATCAGAAATAGTGTTTTTATACGTGTCAGGATACATGCACCCCAGCAGCAGTTGGCAGCTCTAACAGATTTTCCACTTCAAG is part of the Rhinolophus sinicus isolate RSC01 linkage group LG03, ASM3656204v1, whole genome shotgun sequence genome and harbors:
- the RAD1 gene encoding cell cycle checkpoint protein RAD1, coding for MPLLNQRIEDENDYSLTASLDNVRNLSTILKAIHFREHATCFATKNGIKVTVENAKCVQANAFIQAGIFQEFKVQEEPVTFRINLTVLLDCLSIFGSSPMPGILTALRMCYQGYGYPLMLFLEEGGVVTVCKINTQEPEETLDFDFCSTNVINKIILQSEGLREAFSELDMTSEVLQITMSPDKPYFRLSTFGNAGSSHLDYPKDSDLMESFNCTQTQVNRYKISLLKPSTKALVLSCKVSIRTDNRGFLSLQYMIRNEDGQICFVEYYCCPDEVPESES